The sequence below is a genomic window from Streptomyces sp. NBC_00289.
GGGGGAGCACCGCGAAGGCCGGCCGTCGCCTCGTCCCGGACGAGGCCGAACACGCCTGCCCCGGCGCGGGAGTCGGCCGCCCGGCCGAGGCCGGCAGGCCGGGAGCGGGCCACGGCAGACCCTGGCCGACCGCAGGTGTAACCGGGAGACTTCCGGGCACTCGCGCCGCACCCGGCACGTCGATCAGCAAGCGCGTCCCGGACCGCGCCGGGGGCGCCGGAACGGACTGATAACGCCATGACCAGCGGCTACACGGGTCCCGAGGGCTACGGCCCGGACCCCATCGGAGAATTCCTCGCACGCTTCTTCGGCGGACCTCGTCCAGGCCCCCGGCAGATCGACATCGGGCGGTTGCTGAGTCAGCCCGCCCGGGAGCTGGTGCGCGGCGCCGCCCAGTACGCCGCCGAACACGGCAGCCGCGATCTCGACACCCAGCACCTGCTGCGGGCCGCGCTGGCCACCGAGCCGACCCGCGGCCTGCTCAGCCGGGCCGGAGCCGACCCGGACCTGCTCGCCTCGGAGATCGACAAACGCTCCGGCCCGGTCCAGCACGCCCCCGAGCAGGCGCCGCCGCCCACCGCGCTCTCCGTGACCCCGGCCGTCAAGCGCGCCCTGCTGGACGCGCACGAGCTGGCGCGGGCCGGCGGCGCGGGCTACATCGGCCCGGAGCACGTGCTCGGCGCCCTCGCGGCCAACCCCGACTCGGCGGCCGGGCACATCCTGAACGCGGCCCGGTTCGCTCCCTCCGGCCTGCCGCCCGAGTCGGCCCCGGACGCCGCGCAGCCCCGCGCGGAGCGGCCCCGTACCGCGGCGACGACCACGCCCACCCTGGACAAGTACGGCCGCGATCTCACCGATCTGGCCGGGCAGGGCCGCATCGACCCGGTGATCGGGCGGGACGAGGAGATCGAACAGACCATCGAGGTGCTCTCCCGTCGCGGCAAGAACAATCCGGTGCTGATCGGTGACGCGGGCGTCGGCAAGACCGCGATCGTCGAGGGCCTCGCCCAGCGGATCGTCGACGGCGATGTGCCCGATGTGCTCATCGGGCGGCGGGTCGTCGCCCTGGACCTCCCCGGAGTGGTCGCCGGCACCCGCTATCGGGGTGACTTCGAGGAGCGGCTGACCAACATCGTCGGTGAGATCGGCGCCAACTCCGACCAGCTGATCGTCTTCATCGACGAGCTGCACACCGTCGTCGGGGCGGGCGGTGGCGGCGAGGGCGGGTCCATGGACGCCGGCAACATCCTCAAGCCGGCCCTGGCCCGCGGCGAGCTGCACATCGTGGGCGCCACCACGCTGGAGGAGTACCGCAGGATCGAGAAGGACGCGGCGCTGGCCCGCCGCTTCCAGCCGATCCTGGTGCCGGAGCCCACCGTCGCGGACGCGATCGAGATCCTGCGCGGGCTGCGCGACCGGTACGAGGCACACCACCAGGTCCGCTACACCGACGAGGCCCTGGTGGCCGCCGTCGAGCTGTCCGACCGCTATCTCACCGACCGCCGCCTGCCCGACAAGGCGATCGACCTGATCGACCAGGCCGGCGCCCGGGTGCGGTTGCGCGCCCGCACCAAGGGCACGGACGTACGGGCGCTGGAGCGCGAGGTCGAGCAGCTGGTCCGGGACAAGGACCAGGCCGTCGCGGACGAACAGTACGAGCAGGCCACCCAGCTGCGGGACCGGCTGACCGAGTTGAAGACGCGGATGACGGAGGCGTCGGGGGACGACGAGGCCGACGAGGGTCAGCACCTGGAGGTGACCGCGGAGGCGATCGCCGAGGTGGTGTCCCGGCAGACCGGCATTCCGGTCAGCGCTCTGACCGAGGAGGAGAAGGACCGCCTGCTCGGCCTGGAGCAGCACCTGCACCAGCGGGTGGTCGGCCAGGACGAGGCCGTCCGTGTGGTCGCCGACGCGGTCCTGCGTTCACGGGCCGGGCTCGCCAGCCCCGACCGGCCGATCGGCAGCTTCCTCTTCCTGGGCCCCACCGGTGTCGGCAAGACCGAACTGGCCCGCGCGCTGGCCGACGCCCTGTTCGGCAGCGAGGAACGCATGGTCCGCGTGGACATGAGCGAGTACCAGGAGCGGCACACCGTCAGCCGCCTGGTCGGCGCCCCACCCGGGTACGTCGGCCACGAGGAGGCCGGGCAGCTCACCGAGGTCGTCCGCCGGCACCCCTACTCGCTGCTCCTGCTCGACGAGGTGGAGAAGGCGCACCCGGACGTCTTCAACATCCTGCTCCAGGTCCTCGACGACGGACGGCTGACCGACGCCCAGGGCCGCACGGTCGACTTCACCAACACGGTCATCGTCATGACCAGCAACCTGGGCTCCGAGGTCATCACCGGACGCGGTGCCGGCATCGGCTTCGGGGCGGGCGGTGCGGAGGCCGACGAGGAGGCGCGGCGCGAGCAGATCCTGCGGCCGCTGCGCGAACACTTCCGGCCCGAGTTCCTCAACCGCATCGACGAGATCGTCGTCTTCCGCCGGCTCACCGGTGACCAGTTGCGGCAGATCACCGACCTGCTGCTGGAGCGGACCCGGCGCAGGCTGCACGCGCAGGGCGTCACGGTCGAGTTCACCGACGCGGCCGTCGACTGGCTCGCCGAACGCGGCTACCAGCCCGAGTACGGCGCGCGCCCGCTGCGCCGCACCATCCAGCGCGAGGTCGAGAACCAGCTCTCCCGGCTGCTCCTGGAGGGCCGCGTCGGGGAGGGCGGCCGGGTGACGGTGGACGCCGCGAACGGGCGCCTCACCTTCCGCACGGAAGGCACGGACGGCACGGCAGGCACGGATGGCACGAAGGGCACGGATGGCACGAAGGGCACCGTCGGCACGACAGGCACTGCCGGCACCGACGGCACGGCCGGTACGGCCGGTACGGCGGGCACACCCGCCGCTCAGCGTCCGCAAGCCCCGGAGGGCCCGGAGGGCGCGATGCCCGCCCCCGAGTGATCAGGGCGCCGGGCGCACCACCATCGCCGAGCCGCCGCCGCGCCGTACCTTCTCGGCGGCGGCCAGCCACCTGCCGTCCGGCAGCCGCTGCACACCGGTCGCCGCGCCGATCTCCGGGTTCAGCTTGAAGGAGTGCCCGATGGCTTCCAGCTGCTTCCGCAACTCGCTGTCGTAGAGCCCGGGTTCGAGCTCGGTCTGGGCCGCGTTGCGCTGGCTGGCGCGGGGCGCGGCGATCGCGTCGACGAGCGGCAGCCCGCGGTCGAGGAAGCCGGTCAGCGTCTGGAGCACGGTGGTGATGATGGTCGCGCCACCGGGCGAACCCAGCGCGACCACCGGCCTGTCGTGCCGGTCCAGCACGATCGTCGGCGAGATCGACGAGCGGGGCCGCTTGCCCGGACCCGGCAGGTTCGGGTCGTGGACGGCGGGGTTCGCCGGGGTGAAGGAGAAGTCCGTCAGCTCGTTGTTGAGGAGGAACCCGCGGCCGGGCACGGTGATGGCGCTGCCACCGGTCTGCTCGATGGTGAGCGTGTAGGAGACGACGTTCCCCCACTTGTCGGCCACCGTCAGATGGGTGGTGTTCTCGCCCTCGTACGTCGTCGCGGCCGCCGTGCCTCCGGCGCCGCAGGCCGCCGGCCGGCGCGGGTCGCCGGGCGCGACGGGGCTGGTGAGCACCGCGTCGTCCTTGATCAGGCAGGCCCGCGAGTCGGCGTACTTCTGGGACAGGAGTTCCTTCGTCGGTACGTCCTCGAAGGCGGGGTCGCCGACCCAGCGCCCGCGGTCCGCGAAGGCGATCCGGCTCGCCTCGATGTAGTGGTGCAGGTACTGGACCTCGCTCGCCTTCGAGAGGTCCGTCCTCTCCAGCATGTTGAGGGCCTCACCGACCGTTGTGCCGCCGGAGGAGGAGGGCGCGATGGAGTAGACACCGAGGCCGCGGTACGAGGTCCTGGTGGGCGCCTGGAGCTTGGCGCGGTAGGCGGCCAGGTCCTTGGCGGACAGCCTGCCGGGGCGCGCGTTCCAGCCCGACGCCGGGTCCACCGGCGGGTCGTTCACCGTGTCGGTGATGTCCTCGCCGAGGTCGCCGCGGTAGACGGCGCCGACGCCCTTCCTGCCCAACTCCCGGTAGGTGCGGGCGAGGTCGGGGTTCTTGAAGGTGGAGCCGACGACGGGAAGCTGCCCGCCGGGCAGGAACAGCTCGGCCGTGTCCGGGAAGTAGCGGAAGCGGGTCTCGTTGGCTGCGGTCTGGGTGCGGAAGGTGTCGTCGACGGTGAAGCCGTCGCGCGCGATCCGCTCGGCGGGTCCGAGGACGGTGCCGAGTTTCCTGCTGCCCCACTTGTCCAGGGCCGTCGCCCAGGTGGCGGGCGTGCCCGGGGTGCCGACGCTCAGGCCGCTGCTGACGGCGTCGGCGAAGGGGAGCGCCTTGCCGTTCTCCACGAAGAGGCCGGAGTCGGCACTCAGGGGCGCGGTCTCCCGGCCGTCGATCGTGCGCACCGTGCGGGACTTGGCGTCGTAGTACACGAAGTATCCGCCGCCGCCGATGCCGGAGGAGTAGGGCTCGGTGACGCCGAGCGCGGCGGCCGTGGCGACGGCGGCGTCGACGGCGTTGCCGCCCTTGCGCAGCACCTCGATGCCGGCGGCCGAGGCGTCGGCGTCGACGCTGGCGACCGCCCCGCCGTAGCCGACGGCCACGGGGACCTTCGCAGCCGCTCGGGTCCCGTCCGTGGTCGGCGGCGCGGCCGCCCCCACCGAGACCACCGCGGCCGAGACCGCCAGGACCGCCAGGTTCCGTGCCACAGGGCGACGCATCCGTAACCTCCAGTGAAAGGCCGTCAGCGCAGCCTAATCCATTGCCATGGCCTCGTCAGGAGCACCACGCCCAGCGGCCCCTCGAACACGGGTTTGTGTTCGCCCGCTACCATGCGCGCCCATGACCGACGACGTGCGCAACATCGTCCTGGGCGTGGTGGCGGCCGGCATCAGTGCCGCGCTCGGCTGGCTCGCCCGGACCTATCTGTGGAGGCGGAAACTCCGCCGCAAGCAGGCCTTCTTCGGACTGCCGGACAACTCCGAGTCGCTGCTGGTGGTCAACCGCGGTGCGAGCGGACCCGACCTCGCGGTGATGCGCTACGACGTGTTCGCACTCCTCGAACTCGCCGCGCTGATCAAGGACTGCAAGGCCAACGCCCAGGTCGTCCCGCACGACGCGGCGCGCCAGGGCTTCGGCGAGCGCACCGAGTTCTGCGTGGGCGGCCCGGCGTCCAACCGCCGTATGGCGGCGCATCTGTCCTCCCTGCTGCCCGGGATACGGGTGAACGTGGACGCCGAGCCGAGTCCTGACCGCGGCGCCATCCAGATCGGCTCCGAGCGCTACCGGGTGGAGGTCGGCAGGACCGAGTACGCGCTCCTCGCCCGGCTCACCGTCGAGCAGAGCCACGGCACCCGCCCGGTCTTCCTCTTCTGCGGCCAGACCGCGATCACCAACCAGGCGACCACCCGCTATCTCGCCCGCAACCACGAGCGGTTGACCCGCAAGCACGGCACCACCTCCTTCGTCCTGCTGCTGAAGGTCGTCAACTCCCAGGCCTACGGCCCGGACGTGGTCGAGTTGGTGGCGGACGTGACCCGGACAGCACAGACCCCGCTGCCGGCGGCGACGGTTGCACGCAATTCCCACCGCGCCTCCTGAGTTCATCCACAGGCCAACAACCTTTACCGGCACGTAACTTACCGACGGGTTACTTGCAGTAAAGGGGTGAGGTTACCGTCGGGTCACTTTGCACTTACACGAGTGAGGAGCGACCTGTGGGACACCATCGCAAGGCTCTGCGCACGACCGCCGTGGGCGCGGTATCCGCGACCCTGATCGCCGGGAGCGCCCTCGGACTCGCCCCCACGGCCCAGGCGGCCGTGAACAGCGTCCGGTTCGTCGACATCAGCGGCTACGGCGGCACGGTCCTCAAGGCGAACGTCGTCACCCCCGCGGGCGCCGACGCCACCCGCCGCTACCCGCTGCTCGTCATGCCCACGAGCTGGGGGCTGCCCCAGATCGAGTATCTCGCCCAGGCCCAGAAGCTCGCCGACTCCGGCTACGTCGTGGTCACGTACAACGTACGGGGCTTCTGGCAGTCGGGCGGCGAGATAGAAGTCGCGGGGCCGCCCGACACGGCCGACGCGTCGAAGGTCATCGACTGGGCGCTCGCCAACACGCCTGCGGACGCCCGGCACATCGGCATGGCGGGCGTCTCCTACGGCGCCGGCATCAGCCTGCTCGCCGCCGCGCACGACAAGCGGATCAAGGCGGTCGCCTCCCTCAGCGGCTGGGCCGACCTGGTCGGCTCGATCTACTCGGGCCGCACCCAGCACACCCAGGCCGCCGCCCTCCTGGACGGTGCGAGCCTGGTCACCGGCCACCAGAGCACGGAGACCCGCCAGGTCTTCGACGACTTCTACGCCTCCAACCTGGCGAAGGAGCCGGACCTCATCGCCTGGGGGAAGAAACGTTCCGCCGTGAGCTACGTCGACCAGCTCAACGAGAACGGCACCGCCGTCATGCTCGCCAACGCCTGGGGCGACACCGTCTTCTCGCCCAACCAGTACACGGACTTCTACGAGAAGCTGACCGGCCCCAAGCGGCTGGAACTGCGTCCCGGGGACCATGCCACCGCCGAGATCACCGGCCTCTTCGGGCTGCCCAACGACGTGTGGACCGACGCCGGGCGCTGGCTGGACCACTACCTCAGGGGCGAGGACAACGGCATCGACCGCGAGCTGCCGGTGCGGCTCAAGTCCCGCTCCACGGACGGCTACGAGGGCTATCCGGACTGGAAGTCCGTCGGCGCGACCCGGAAGAAGATCGCCCTCGCCGGCACGACCACCATCCACACCAACGTCGACTCGGGGGCGGACGGCGGGATCGTCTTCCTGTCCAGCATCCTGGACCAGGTGGCCAAGCTCCCCCCGGTCGCCTCCATCCCCCTGCTCCCCCGCCGCTGGGCCGCCGTGTGGCAGTCGGAGAAGTACCGGACCGCCCAACAGGTGCGCGGCGCCGTGAAGTTGCACACCACCCTCACCCCGACCGCGGAGAGCGGCACCCTCGTCGCGTACCTCTACGACGTGGGGCCGCTCGGCCTCGGCAAGCTGGTCAGCAACGCGCCGTTCACCTTCCACGGCCGGACCCCCGGCCGGCCGTTCGGCGTTGACCTGGAGCTGTTCTCCACGGCCTACGACGTCCCGGCAGGACACCGGCTGGCCCTGGTCGTCGACACGGTCGACCCGCTCTACCTCGAGCACAACCCGTCCGGCGCGCAGCTGACCTTCTCCTCACCGGAGACCGACCCGTCGTACGTGTCGGTCCCGCTGCGCGAGCAGTGATCTCCGGCTGCCGCCGGGCGAGCGAGTGCCCTCCTGCTACTGCCCGCCCGGCAGCAGCGTTCCTGGTCCGGCCGGTGCCTCGGCCACGGCGTCGGTGTCCCGTGTCACGGGAACGAACGGCACATCGTAGTCGAGAGGGAACATCGGTCGCACTCCCCCGCTCAGTGCTCGAGGATCTTGGAGAGGAAGTCCTTGGCGCGGTCACTGCTCGGGGCGGTGAAGAACTCCTCGGGGGTGCGGTCCTCGACGACGCGGCCGTCGGCCATGAACACCACGCGGTTGGCGGCCGACCGGGCGAATCCCGTCTCGTGGGTGACGACGACCATGGTCATGCCCTCGCGGGCCGGTTGCTGCATGACTTCCAGAACCTCGTTGATCGTCTCCGGGTCGAGCGCGGAGGTCTGCCCGTCGAACAGGAGCGCCCTGGGCTCCATGGCGAGGGCGCGGGCGACGGCCACGCTCCCCCAGTGCCTGAACGGCCTGGGAGGTGCCCCCAGCTGTCGGCCACCGGAGAGCTGCGCCGGGTACGTGGGCGCCCGGGAGGCGAGGCCCACACGGTCCAGCGGTTCGAGCGACCGCCGGCCGGCCTGATCCTTCTCGCGTCCGCGGACCCTGACCTGGGCCGGCGACACGTTCTGCAGGACCGTCTTGTGGCCAGAGGTTGAACGACTGGAAGACCGTGCAGACCTCGGCGCGCAGCGCCGCGAGGGCCCTGCCCTCGCTCGGCAGCGGTCGTCCGTCGAGCGTGATGGTGCCGGACCCGATGGGCTCCAGGCGGTTGATCGCTCTGCACAGGGTCGACTTCCCCGACCCCGACGGGCCGATGACGACGACCACCTCCCCCTTGCCGACGGTGAGGTTGACGTCCTGCAGGACATGCAGCTCCCCGTAGTACTTGTTGACGTCCACCAGCTCGATCAACGGATCGACGACCATGCCCAGCCCTACCCACTTTCAGCTGTGTCGTGGATGCCGCAACCTATCCGCGCGGGATCGGGGCGACAGGACGACACGCACTTTTCGGGCATTAGCCGTATTTACGTCGAACTGGGGCCATGGGTTCACCTCCGGGGCGCCCGGTGTCACTCCTCGGCGACCTCGGCGTACTCCTGCGAGAGCTCGGGGACGCCACTGGCGGCCCACTCGTGACCGGAGGCGACGACGTCGAACTCGCGGCCGGAGGCGAGCAGGATCACCGGCTGGCCGTCGGACCGCAGCCCCCAGGCGGCACCCTGCACGGTGCGCACGATGACCGTACCGAGGTAGAGGCCCGCGTCGTTGCCGAGCCAGGGAAGCACCTCCTCGTCGTCCCGCCAGCGCGGCACCAGCTGATCGAGTGCCTCCAACGAGGCCACGGAGTCGTCGAGTTGGACTCCCTCCCGGAAGGCCTGCGACCGTAGCAGCTCACACTCGGCGAGGAGTTCGGCGATGCCCTCGGGATCGCGGGCCGGGGGATTCTCGCGCCGGTGGCCCAGAAAAGGGATCTTCATACCTCCAGCGTGTCATTCGCACCGCCGTGCGCACCACAGGCGCGCGGACCCTCGATCCCGGGCCCCTTCAAGCCGCCTGCGCGCATGGCCCGTTGACACACCACTTGCGCCTCTTTGGCCTCTCCATACGCCTTTTGTCACATCCCGCGCGATCTTGAGTCACCGAGGCGGGGAGCCTCTAGACGTCCAGGTCCACCACGACCGGCGCGTGGTCCGAGGCGCCCTTGCCCTTGCGTTCCTCCCGGTCGACGAACGCGTCACCGACGGCCTTGGCGAACGGTTCGTTGCCGTAGACCAGGTCGATCCGCATCCCGCGGTTCTTGGGGAAGCAGAGCTGGCGGTAGTCCCAGTACGTGAACGGGTGCTCGTACTTGAGGGGGCGCGGAACCACGTCGGACAGGCCGGCCTCGCGCAGGGCGGCCAGGGCGGCGCGCTCGGCGGGGGTGACGTGCGTGGCGCCCTCGAAGGCGGCCCGGTCGTACACGTCGTCGTCCGTCGGGGCCACGTTGTAGTCGCCCAGCACGGCGAACGGGCGGCTGCCCGCGGCGTCACCGGCGACGGCGGCCTTCAGGGCCTCGAACCACTGCAGCTTGTAGGCGTAGTGCGGATGGTCCACCTCGCGGCCGTTGGGCACGTAGACCGACCAGACACGGACCGGGCCGCAGGTCGCGGCGACGGCCCGGGGCTCCTGGACGCCGTCGTAACCGGGGTCGCCGGGCAGGCCCTTGACCACGTCCTCCAGGCCGACGCGGGAGAGCACCGCCACGCCGTTCCACCGGCCGGTCGCGTGGACCGCGGCCTCGTACCCCAGCTCGCGCAGCTGGTCGGACGGGAACTGCTCCTCGGAGACCTTGGCCTCCTGGATGCACAGCACGTCCGTGCCGCTGCTCTCCAGCCAGGCCAGCAGCCGCGGGAGCCGGGCGGTGATCGAGTTCACGTTCCAGGTGGCGATACGCATGCCTGACAACCTACCCGGCGGGTCCGACAACGCCGCCTCAGACCTCGGCCGAGCCTCCGGGCGCCAGCCGCACGTGCTGGGCGCCGCCCAGCGCGCCGATCTGGTTGTCGTAGATCGGGCGGGCGAGGTCGGTGAGCAGGGCGTCGTGGATGTCGTACGCGCGTTGCGGCCGGACCTCGCGCACGTAGTCGATGACCTCGGAGATCTTGCTCCAGGGAGCCATCACCGGGAGCATCAGCGTCTCCACCGCCTGGTCGGGGACGGTGAGGGCGTCGCCCGGGTGGAAGACCCGGCCGCCGTCGAGGAGATAGCCGACGTTGGTGACGCGCGGGAGGTCCGGGTGGATCACGGCGTGCAGTTCGCCGTGGACCTGGACGTCGAAGCCGGCGGCGGTGAACGTGTCGCCGTGACCGACGGTGTGCACGCGGCCCGGGAAGGCCGCCGAGAGCTTCTCGGCGACCGACTTCAGCGTCCAGATCTCGGCCGCCGCGTTGGCCTCCAGGGCGGCCCGCAGCCGCTCCTCGTCGAAGTGGTCGGGGTGCTCGTGGGTGACGAGGATGGCGTCCGCGCCGAGCGCGGCGTCCGCCTCGCTGAACCCGCCGGGGTCCAGGACGAGGGTTCGGCCGTCCTTCTCGAGGCGGACACAGGCATGCGACTTCTTCGTGAGCTTCATGAACCCATCCTGCCCCTCTCCCCCGCCCGGGGCCGCGCCGCCCCCGGCCCACGCCCGGGCCTCACTCCGCCGGCGTCGTCTCCTCGCGGATGACCCGCTGCGCCACCCTGAACGCGCTGTTCGCCGCCGGTACACCGCAGTAGACGGCCGCCTGCATCAGCACTTCCTTGATCTCCCCCGGGGTCAGGCCGTTGCGCAGGGCGGCCCGTGTGTGGAAGGCGAGTTCGTCCAGGTGTCCGCCCGCGACGAGGGCGGTGAGCGTGACACAGCTGCGGGTGCGGCGGTCGAGGCCGGGCCGGTCCCAGATCTCGCCCCACGCGTACCGCGTGATGAACTCCTGGAAGTCCCCGGAGAAGTCGTCGGCCTGGGACAGCGCCCGGTCCACGTGCGCGTCGCCGAGCACCTCGCGGCGCACCTTGATCCCGGCGTCGTACGGGTCGGGCCGCCCCATGACCTGCGGCTCCGCCACCATGGCCGGGGCGATCTCGGCGATGGGCGCGGGCTGCGGCGGGGCGGCGGCGAGGACCGGCGTGACCTGCGCGGCCGGGATCGCGGTCTGCCCGGTGCCGTGGTCGAAGGCGGGCTGCCAGGCGGTGGAGAAGTGCCGGACCAGCAGGTCACTGACGGCGGCCGGCTGCTCGACCGGCACCAGGTGGGAGGCGCCGGGGACGACGGCGAGGCGGGCGTCCGGGATGCCGGCGACCAGGGTGCGGGCCTCCGCCGGGCCGGTGACCTGGTCGTCCGAGCCGACGAGGACCAGGGTCGGCACACCCACGCGCGCGAGTT
It includes:
- a CDS encoding alpha/beta fold hydrolase, which translates into the protein MGHHRKALRTTAVGAVSATLIAGSALGLAPTAQAAVNSVRFVDISGYGGTVLKANVVTPAGADATRRYPLLVMPTSWGLPQIEYLAQAQKLADSGYVVVTYNVRGFWQSGGEIEVAGPPDTADASKVIDWALANTPADARHIGMAGVSYGAGISLLAAAHDKRIKAVASLSGWADLVGSIYSGRTQHTQAAALLDGASLVTGHQSTETRQVFDDFYASNLAKEPDLIAWGKKRSAVSYVDQLNENGTAVMLANAWGDTVFSPNQYTDFYEKLTGPKRLELRPGDHATAEITGLFGLPNDVWTDAGRWLDHYLRGEDNGIDRELPVRLKSRSTDGYEGYPDWKSVGATRKKIALAGTTTIHTNVDSGADGGIVFLSSILDQVAKLPPVASIPLLPRRWAAVWQSEKYRTAQQVRGAVKLHTTLTPTAESGTLVAYLYDVGPLGLGKLVSNAPFTFHGRTPGRPFGVDLELFSTAYDVPAGHRLALVVDTVDPLYLEHNPSGAQLTFSSPETDPSYVSVPLREQ
- a CDS encoding exodeoxyribonuclease III encodes the protein MRIATWNVNSITARLPRLLAWLESSGTDVLCIQEAKVSEEQFPSDQLRELGYEAAVHATGRWNGVAVLSRVGLEDVVKGLPGDPGYDGVQEPRAVAATCGPVRVWSVYVPNGREVDHPHYAYKLQWFEALKAAVAGDAAGSRPFAVLGDYNVAPTDDDVYDRAAFEGATHVTPAERAALAALREAGLSDVVPRPLKYEHPFTYWDYRQLCFPKNRGMRIDLVYGNEPFAKAVGDAFVDREERKGKGASDHAPVVVDLDV
- a CDS encoding ATP-dependent Clp protease ATP-binding subunit — encoded protein: MTSGYTGPEGYGPDPIGEFLARFFGGPRPGPRQIDIGRLLSQPARELVRGAAQYAAEHGSRDLDTQHLLRAALATEPTRGLLSRAGADPDLLASEIDKRSGPVQHAPEQAPPPTALSVTPAVKRALLDAHELARAGGAGYIGPEHVLGALAANPDSAAGHILNAARFAPSGLPPESAPDAAQPRAERPRTAATTTPTLDKYGRDLTDLAGQGRIDPVIGRDEEIEQTIEVLSRRGKNNPVLIGDAGVGKTAIVEGLAQRIVDGDVPDVLIGRRVVALDLPGVVAGTRYRGDFEERLTNIVGEIGANSDQLIVFIDELHTVVGAGGGGEGGSMDAGNILKPALARGELHIVGATTLEEYRRIEKDAALARRFQPILVPEPTVADAIEILRGLRDRYEAHHQVRYTDEALVAAVELSDRYLTDRRLPDKAIDLIDQAGARVRLRARTKGTDVRALEREVEQLVRDKDQAVADEQYEQATQLRDRLTELKTRMTEASGDDEADEGQHLEVTAEAIAEVVSRQTGIPVSALTEEEKDRLLGLEQHLHQRVVGQDEAVRVVADAVLRSRAGLASPDRPIGSFLFLGPTGVGKTELARALADALFGSEERMVRVDMSEYQERHTVSRLVGAPPGYVGHEEAGQLTEVVRRHPYSLLLLDEVEKAHPDVFNILLQVLDDGRLTDAQGRTVDFTNTVIVMTSNLGSEVITGRGAGIGFGAGGAEADEEARREQILRPLREHFRPEFLNRIDEIVVFRRLTGDQLRQITDLLLERTRRRLHAQGVTVEFTDAAVDWLAERGYQPEYGARPLRRTIQREVENQLSRLLLEGRVGEGGRVTVDAANGRLTFRTEGTDGTAGTDGTKGTDGTKGTVGTTGTAGTDGTAGTAGTAGTPAAQRPQAPEGPEGAMPAPE
- the pcaC gene encoding 4-carboxymuconolactone decarboxylase, whose amino-acid sequence is MSESTSSTLQYRFDGPEEAPVLILGPSLGTTWHMWDRQVPELARQWRVFRFDLPGHGGAPAYPAASVGDLAARLLATLDALGVQRFGYAGCALGGAVGVELALRHPERLASLALIAASPRFGTADEFRQRGVIVRTNGLDPIARTSPDRWFTGGFAAAQPAITEWAVQMVRTTDPGCYIAACEALASFDVRPELARVGVPTLVLVGSDDQVTGPAEARTLVAGIPDARLAVVPGASHLVPVEQPAAVSDLLVRHFSTAWQPAFDHGTGQTAIPAAQVTPVLAAAPPQPAPIAEIAPAMVAEPQVMGRPDPYDAGIKVRREVLGDAHVDRALSQADDFSGDFQEFITRYAWGEIWDRPGLDRRTRSCVTLTALVAGGHLDELAFHTRAALRNGLTPGEIKEVLMQAAVYCGVPAANSAFRVAQRVIREETTPAE
- a CDS encoding DUF6278 family protein, with product MKIPFLGHRRENPPARDPEGIAELLAECELLRSQAFREGVQLDDSVASLEALDQLVPRWRDDEEVLPWLGNDAGLYLGTVIVRTVQGAAWGLRSDGQPVILLASGREFDVVASGHEWAASGVPELSQEYAEVAEE
- the ggt gene encoding gamma-glutamyltransferase, whose protein sequence is MRRPVARNLAVLAVSAAVVSVGAAAPPTTDGTRAAAKVPVAVGYGGAVASVDADASAAGIEVLRKGGNAVDAAVATAAALGVTEPYSSGIGGGGYFVYYDAKSRTVRTIDGRETAPLSADSGLFVENGKALPFADAVSSGLSVGTPGTPATWATALDKWGSRKLGTVLGPAERIARDGFTVDDTFRTQTAANETRFRYFPDTAELFLPGGQLPVVGSTFKNPDLARTYRELGRKGVGAVYRGDLGEDITDTVNDPPVDPASGWNARPGRLSAKDLAAYRAKLQAPTRTSYRGLGVYSIAPSSSGGTTVGEALNMLERTDLSKASEVQYLHHYIEASRIAFADRGRWVGDPAFEDVPTKELLSQKYADSRACLIKDDAVLTSPVAPGDPRRPAACGAGGTAAATTYEGENTTHLTVADKWGNVVSYTLTIEQTGGSAITVPGRGFLLNNELTDFSFTPANPAVHDPNLPGPGKRPRSSISPTIVLDRHDRPVVALGSPGGATIITTVLQTLTGFLDRGLPLVDAIAAPRASQRNAAQTELEPGLYDSELRKQLEAIGHSFKLNPEIGAATGVQRLPDGRWLAAAEKVRRGGGSAMVVRPAP
- a CDS encoding MBL fold metallo-hydrolase; translated protein: MKLTKKSHACVRLEKDGRTLVLDPGGFSEADAALGADAILVTHEHPDHFDEERLRAALEANAAAEIWTLKSVAEKLSAAFPGRVHTVGHGDTFTAAGFDVQVHGELHAVIHPDLPRVTNVGYLLDGGRVFHPGDALTVPDQAVETLMLPVMAPWSKISEVIDYVREVRPQRAYDIHDALLTDLARPIYDNQIGALGGAQHVRLAPGGSAEV